Proteins encoded together in one Musa acuminata AAA Group cultivar baxijiao chromosome BXJ3-6, Cavendish_Baxijiao_AAA, whole genome shotgun sequence window:
- the LOC135640331 gene encoding zinc finger protein 4-like: MNGSDTEASVEVFEVSSQVASNMWTQESSSSSPSKEDAPISLDLSLTLNADSTAPAVVSLSSTSESSSESQAFPPPDSRRVFSCNYCQRKFFSSQALGGHQNAHKRERTLAKRALRLDAARHSYPSIASLPLHGSALHSLAIKAHSSAHQSMVEWRGSQGGMLFGRGLLEPRQVVVEDQDVDFHWPGSFGPMTDSRFERIGSSDLVAVDHQPVEDPDLTLRL, translated from the coding sequence CTTTGAAGTCAGCAGTCAAGTGGCTTCTAACATGTGGACccaagagtcttcttcttcttcccccagcAAGGAGGACGCACCCATCTCCCTCGACCTCTCCCTCACCCTCAATGCAGATTCCACAGCGCCGGCGGTCGTCTCGCTGTCGAGCACAAGCGAAAGCAGCAGCGAATCGCAAGCCTTTCCCCCGCCCGACTCCCGGAGAGTCTTCTCCTGCAACTACTGCCAACGCAAGTTCTTCAGCTCCCAAGCCCTGGGCGGCCATCAGAACGCTCACAAGCGGGAACGAACGCTTGCGAAGCGGGCACTTAGATTGGACGCAGCTCGACACAGTTATCCTAGCATTGCATCTTTGCCCCTCCATGGCTCTGCTCTCCATTCACTAGCGATTAAGGCGCATTCATCAGCGCATCAGAGCATGGTGGAGTGGAGGGGGAGCCAAGGCGGTATGCTCTTTGGGAGAGGCTTGCTTGAGCCAAGGCAAGTGGTTGTGGAAGATCAGGATGTGGATTTTCATTGGCCTGGAAGCTTTGGGCCAATGACAGATTCAAGGTTTGAGCGAATTGGGAGCTCAGATTTGGTAGCAGTGGATCACCAGCCAGTAGaggatcctgatcttactctcagGCTCTAA